From Salarias fasciatus chromosome 5, fSalaFa1.1, whole genome shotgun sequence, a single genomic window includes:
- the LOC115389343 gene encoding uncharacterized protein LOC115389343 isoform X3 has protein sequence MRRELSWLVKVMVSGVKIQALYSAVSSVSPTDPTDWPPLSYTMWALRISVLILMMVLTARIIRGTGSTRQLRNNSVRYIKTDSGGEVSCENVEQRLSPSALR, from the exons ATGAGACGGGAGCTGAGCTGGTTGGTGAAGGTGATGGTTTCAG GTGTGAAGATCCAGGCTCTCTACTCagctgtgtcctcagtgtcaCCAACAG ATCCCACCGACTGGCCTCCTCTGAGCTACACCATGTGGGCTCTGCGCATCTCAGTATTGATCCTCATGATGGTCCTCACAGCTCGGATCATCAGAGGCACAG GAAGCACCAGGCAGCTCCGAAACAACAGC GTTCGTTACATCAAGACTGATAGTGGTGGAGAAGTAAGCTGTGAAAATGTAGAACAGCGTCTGTCTCCTTCTGCGCTGCGCTGA
- the LOC115389343 gene encoding uncharacterized protein LOC115389343 isoform X1 produces the protein MILSLKCIICCFLFPPGIRGDISYCDLYQRPGDDVLLPCLLVSLTKTRCSDIDWFYNKQRRRTFLDVDDGEVVKSSPRAARLSLHTNCSLIINNITAEDAGQYTCRYERDSTWDTQVFLNILTISPSSTDTDPNRDGDVTLSCSLFKFGGWCEPRSVRWVDETGAELVGEGDGFRYGGQTNCVSYLTVKNQAEHSRRYTCQYVDETGVKIQALYSAVSSVSPTDPTDWPPLSYTMWALRISVLILMMVLTARIIRGTGSTRQLRNNSVRYIKTDSGGEVSCENVEQRLSPSALR, from the exons atgattttaagtttaaaatgtatcatttgttgttttctttttccaccagGCATCAGAGGAGACATCTCTTACTGTGATCTCTATCAGAGACCTGGAGATGATGTCTTGTTACCCTGTCTTCTGGTGTCATTAACTAAGACCAGATGTTCAGATATTGACTGGTTTTACAACAAACAGCGAAGAAGAACTTTTCTTGATGTTGATGATGGAGAAGTTGTGAAGAGCTCGCCCCGAGCTGCCAGACTGAGTCTGCACACCAACTGCTCTCTGATCATCAATAACATCACAGCTGAGGACGCTGGTCAGTACACCTGTCGATATGAGAGGGACTCTACCTGGGACACACAGGTGTTTCTCAACATTTTGACAA TTTCACCGTCATCTACAGACACAGATCCAAACAGAGACGGAGACGTGACATTAAGTTGCTCCCTGTTCAAATTTGGAGGATGGTGTGAACCCAGGAGTGTCCGCTGGGTGGATGAGACGGGAGCTGAGCTGGTTGGTGAAGGTGATGGTTTCAGGTATGGAGGACAGACAAACTGTGTTTCTTATCTGACTGTGAAGAATCAGGCTGAACACAGCAGAAGATACACCTGCCAGTATGTTGATGAAACAGGTGTGAAGATCCAGGCTCTCTACTCagctgtgtcctcagtgtcaCCAACAG ATCCCACCGACTGGCCTCCTCTGAGCTACACCATGTGGGCTCTGCGCATCTCAGTATTGATCCTCATGATGGTCCTCACAGCTCGGATCATCAGAGGCACAG GAAGCACCAGGCAGCTCCGAAACAACAGC GTTCGTTACATCAAGACTGATAGTGGTGGAGAAGTAAGCTGTGAAAATGTAGAACAGCGTCTGTCTCCTTCTGCGCTGCGCTGA
- the LOC115389343 gene encoding uncharacterized protein LOC115389343 isoform X2 produces MASLRVFLVLLLQAEGIRGDISYCDLYQRPGDDVLLPCLLVSLTKTRCSDIDWFYNKQRRRTFLDVDDGEVVKSSPRAARLSLHTNCSLIINNITAEDAGQYTCRYERDSTWDTQVFLNILTISPSSTDTDPNRDGDVTLSCSLFKFGGWCEPRSVRWVDETGAELVGEGDGFRYGGQTNCVSYLTVKNQAEHSRRYTCQYVDETGVKIQALYSAVSSVSPTDPTDWPPLSYTMWALRISVLILMMVLTARIIRGTGSTRQLRNNSVRYIKTDSGGEVSCENVEQRLSPSALR; encoded by the exons ATGGCTTCACTAAGAGTTTTCCTCGTTTTGTTGCTTCAGGCTGAAG GCATCAGAGGAGACATCTCTTACTGTGATCTCTATCAGAGACCTGGAGATGATGTCTTGTTACCCTGTCTTCTGGTGTCATTAACTAAGACCAGATGTTCAGATATTGACTGGTTTTACAACAAACAGCGAAGAAGAACTTTTCTTGATGTTGATGATGGAGAAGTTGTGAAGAGCTCGCCCCGAGCTGCCAGACTGAGTCTGCACACCAACTGCTCTCTGATCATCAATAACATCACAGCTGAGGACGCTGGTCAGTACACCTGTCGATATGAGAGGGACTCTACCTGGGACACACAGGTGTTTCTCAACATTTTGACAA TTTCACCGTCATCTACAGACACAGATCCAAACAGAGACGGAGACGTGACATTAAGTTGCTCCCTGTTCAAATTTGGAGGATGGTGTGAACCCAGGAGTGTCCGCTGGGTGGATGAGACGGGAGCTGAGCTGGTTGGTGAAGGTGATGGTTTCAGGTATGGAGGACAGACAAACTGTGTTTCTTATCTGACTGTGAAGAATCAGGCTGAACACAGCAGAAGATACACCTGCCAGTATGTTGATGAAACAGGTGTGAAGATCCAGGCTCTCTACTCagctgtgtcctcagtgtcaCCAACAG ATCCCACCGACTGGCCTCCTCTGAGCTACACCATGTGGGCTCTGCGCATCTCAGTATTGATCCTCATGATGGTCCTCACAGCTCGGATCATCAGAGGCACAG GAAGCACCAGGCAGCTCCGAAACAACAGC GTTCGTTACATCAAGACTGATAGTGGTGGAGAAGTAAGCTGTGAAAATGTAGAACAGCGTCTGTCTCCTTCTGCGCTGCGCTGA
- the acot8 gene encoding acyl-coenzyme A thioesterase 8, producing MADGGPNEGSDVAALTHILNNEGLKESHKTTENESPESSAPQDLKSVLVTSVLNLEELDVDLYRGTHHWVPRSQRLFGGQIVGQALVAAAKSVSDHHYAHSLHCYFVRAGDPKVPVLYQVDRTRDGRSFCVRSVKAVQHGKPILICQASFQMLQPSPLQHQSTMPQVPPPEDLLTVEEIAHLYLSKPNLAEKARANLSKLLAQEVPIDLKPIKLPQFPTLLPSEPKLLFWVRARGHIGEGNMKLHSCVAAYVSDYAFLSTTLLPHPTYRARFMASLDHTMWFHNTFRSDEWMLYECESPWAGGSRGLVHGRLWRRDGVLAVSVSQEGVLRMNPVTLPSKL from the exons atgGCGGACGGTGGACCGAACGAGGGCAGTGACGTTGCTGCTTTAACTCATATTTTAAACAATGAAGGACTAAAAGAATCACATAAAACGACTGAAAATGAAAGCCCCGAGAGTTCTGCGCCACAGGACCTGAAAAGCGTGCTGGTTACCAGCGTTTTGAACCTCGAGGAGCTCGACGTGGACCTGTACAG AGGGACTCATCACTGGGTGCCTCGCAGTCAGCGCTTGTTCGGAGGTCAAATCGTGGGCCAGGCTCTCGTGGCTGCGGCGAAGTCTGTCAGCGACCACCACTATGCACACTCCCTGCACTGCTACTTTGTCCGAGCAG gagatccaaaggtcccgGTGCTGTACCAGGTGGACCGCACCAGGGACGGCCGCAGCTTCTGCGTGCGCTCTGTGAAGGCTGTGCAGCACGGGAAGCCCATCCTGATCTGCCAGGCGTCCTTCCAGATGCTGCAGCCGAGCCCACTGCAGCACCAGTCCACCATGCCGCAGGTCCCCCCGCCTGAAGACCTGCTCACGGTGGAGGAGATCGCTCACCTTTACCTCAG TAAACCTAACCTGGCAGAGAAAGCCAGAGCCAACTTGAGCAAACTGCTGGCTCAAGAGGTCCCAATCGATTTGAAGCCCATCAAGCTGCCTCAGTTTCCCACGCTGCTTCCTTCAGAGCCAAAGCTGCTGTTCTGGGTGCGAGCGCGGGGGCACATCG GTGAGGGAAACATGAAGCTGCACAGCTGCGTCGCTGCGTACGTGTCCGACTACGCCTTCCTGAGCACGACGCTGCTGCCTCATCCCACATACCGGGCCCGCTTCATGGCCTCCCTGGACCACACCATGTGGTTCCACAACACCTTCCGCAGCGACGAGTGGATGCTGTACGAGTGCGAGAGCCCCTGGGCAG ggggcagcagaggacTGGTGCACGGCCGCCTGTGGAGACGGGATGGGGTGCTGGCCGTGTCAGTTTCCCAGGAGGGGGTCCTGAGGATGAATCCAGTCACACTGCCCAGCAAGCTATAG
- the LOC115387931 gene encoding uncharacterized protein LOC115387931, translating to MGNLADLDILEEDKLSMVMRQSSSVYMNSTKKPCSLLSDAVRCSAHSLLCQQLLRSMRLRRFAGLRRSCLPHMQAATRLPRRTDGQSRSQTAVDKFTNEGGAAYRKSQGQNGDMAEDPVLTLPLVSRQDPLQKPQHSRFTQQAPVQVCPAAAETLSPSGGHRYTGSRVFSHRDGEMERSRTPSALKRKHSSSSLQSSADSTDRRATQSNGGNEGKRQKRE from the exons ATGGGTAATCTGGCTGATCTGGACATTCTGGAGGAGGACAAGCTCAGCATGGTGATGAGGCAGTCTTCCAGCGTCTACATGAA TTCCACCAAGAAGCCCTGCAGTCTTCTGTCAG ACGCTGTGCGATGCAGTGCTCATTCCCTGCTGTGCCAACAGCTACTGCGATCAAT GCGTTTGCGACGCTTTGCTGGACTCCGACGATCATGTCTGCCCCACATGCAAGCAGCCACACGTCTCCCCCGACGCACTGACGGCCAATCACGCTCTCAGACAG CCGTCGACAAGTTTACGAATGAGGGAGGTGCCGCCTACAGGAAGTCCCAGGGTCAGAATGGAGACATGGCTGAGGATCCTGTCCTCACCCTGCCTCTTGTCTCTAGGCAGGATCCGCTGCAGAAGCCTCAGCATTCACGCTTCACGCAGCAG GCTCCTGTCCAGGtttgtcctgcagcagcagagacactgtctccctctggtggccATCGCTACACTGGCAGCCGGGTGTTTTCACACagggatggagagatggagcgCAGCAGGACTCCTTCAGCACTGAAGAGAAAGCACTCATCTTCCTCTCTTCAGTCATCTGCCGACTCCACAGACCGCAGAGCCACACAGAGCAACGGTGGAAATGAAGGCAAACGGCAGAAAAGGGAGTGA